A part of Syntrophorhabdaceae bacterium genomic DNA contains:
- a CDS encoding OFA family MFS transporter has product MSEQKVMNRWLVVVGAILMQLCLGAIYAWSVFTPKLVDKAGKYGFSATQAAWIFSVGILVFAFTMIISGRMMAKVGPKRLSVASAIVLGGGYVLGGLFGSTFISQLILIGFVGGIGIGLGYVVPIAVGVKWFPDKKGLVTGLAVAGFGFGATMWVKSAGSWFRLLDNLNFFGLGGVQSVFLLYGVIFFILIFLGSIVMIDPPAGYAPAGWKPPDPAAGGSASGTVDFMPGEMMKKPQFYMTWLTFLFSSMAGLMVISCIALLGMDALSANGMAKDVARGVAGTAMAWYAILNGLGRIVWGSVSDKIGRKVAIFLMCLFQGIIMFLFYKMSGTAATLIVGACIIGFNFGGNFALFPAITADYFGNKNVGLNYGYVFVSYGIAGVLGPQIAGFFKDAAKGSTDPAVWITPLMIAGVACFVGAFITLLQKPPKKA; this is encoded by the coding sequence ATGTCGGAACAAAAGGTAATGAATCGTTGGTTGGTGGTTGTAGGCGCAATCCTGATGCAGTTGTGTCTTGGGGCCATCTATGCGTGGTCCGTGTTTACCCCGAAGCTGGTCGATAAGGCCGGTAAATACGGGTTTAGTGCGACTCAGGCGGCATGGATCTTTTCTGTGGGCATCCTTGTTTTTGCCTTTACCATGATTATCTCCGGAAGAATGATGGCCAAAGTGGGGCCAAAGAGATTATCGGTCGCGAGCGCGATTGTCCTCGGAGGCGGCTATGTCCTCGGAGGTTTATTCGGGAGCACTTTTATAAGTCAGCTCATTTTGATCGGGTTCGTTGGTGGTATCGGGATCGGCCTCGGTTATGTTGTCCCGATTGCCGTCGGCGTCAAATGGTTCCCTGACAAAAAGGGTCTTGTAACCGGTCTTGCAGTGGCCGGCTTCGGTTTCGGGGCAACCATGTGGGTAAAATCGGCGGGTAGCTGGTTCCGCCTTCTTGATAATCTCAATTTCTTCGGTCTCGGCGGTGTTCAGAGCGTTTTTCTTCTATACGGGGTCATCTTTTTCATCCTTATTTTTCTGGGAAGTATCGTTATGATCGACCCGCCTGCCGGTTATGCTCCTGCAGGATGGAAACCGCCGGATCCCGCCGCGGGCGGTTCAGCATCGGGTACGGTGGATTTCATGCCCGGTGAAATGATGAAGAAACCGCAGTTCTATATGACGTGGCTTACATTCCTGTTCTCATCAATGGCAGGGCTCATGGTCATCTCCTGTATTGCCCTGCTTGGCATGGATGCCCTCAGCGCGAACGGAATGGCAAAGGATGTGGCGCGCGGTGTTGCCGGTACTGCCATGGCATGGTATGCAATCCTGAATGGATTAGGCCGTATCGTATGGGGATCCGTTTCAGACAAGATCGGCAGGAAGGTGGCCATATTCCTGATGTGCCTGTTCCAGGGTATCATTATGTTCCTTTTCTACAAAATGAGTGGTACCGCTGCGACGCTTATCGTAGGCGCATGTATTATCGGTTTTAACTTTGGCGGAAACTTTGCCCTCTTCCCGGCTATTACTGCTGATTATTTCGGTAATAAGAACGTTGGACTCAACTATGGGTATGTCTTTGTATCCTATGGCATCGCGGGTGTTCTCGGACCGCAGATTGCCGGCTTTTTCAAAGATGCAGCCAAAGGGAGCACCGACCCGGCAGTGTGGATTACTCCTCTGATGATCGCCGGCGTGGCATGCTTTGTGGGTGCCTTTATTACGTTGCTGCAGAAGCCGCCGAAAAAGGCGTAA